From a region of the Zerene cesonia ecotype Mississippi chromosome 11, Zerene_cesonia_1.1, whole genome shotgun sequence genome:
- the LOC119830406 gene encoding bromodomain-containing protein 3-like isoform X1: protein MPLSQKLDEPLVTIEIADSSTMQQAVDPLATTSTPAAEPINGTPSEEPPRRQGRITNQLQFLQKNVIKAVWKHKFAWPFHQPVDAKKLNLPDYHKIIKKPMDLGTIKKRLESNYYYSAQECIQDFNTMFTNCYVYNKPGEDVVVMAQTLEKLFLNRIAQMDKEEKEIEVPSNSGKGTVKKRSGGSTGGVTASSVSTPTVGARSTPVKAIPSTPLPAFVGSTNTTTTPTLTAPATPPATHVGLPQQVATQPSNFHVTQAAPPPVSTMPAVALSQTQPAKVKKGVKRKADTTTPMGSSFEGGYTTPTIDQQGGPKPAKISTRRESGRQKKTGRVGEDGFKMGGLSPGVGGASASHHTGLTPQLAKSKEKLSDALKSCNEILKELFSKKHSGYAWPFYKPVDAVLLGLHDYFDIIKKPMDLGTVKNKMDNRAYKTAAEFAADVRLIFTNCYKYNPPDHDVVAMARKLQDVFEMRYAKIPDEPIHAGVPHLDKGSSASSSESGSESDSESDDSEEERNNKVKLLEKELLALQEKMRKLVEESNNKKKAKKKIKEKQKKQITNSAVPKTNAVPAYAKVNNIGDNLASSGVRGKTGSKRGGGGAGKASSRGAPPAKKKSSTPVAAPAAHPPSRNDTDEEDLAKPMSYDEKRQLSLDINKLPGDKLGRVVHIIQSREPSLRDSNPDEIEIDFETLKPSTLRELENYVASCLRKKTHRKVSGKSKDEQMAEKKQELEKRLQDVSGQLGTNKKQQPKKDGCKDGLGGGMSSSSSSSDSSNSSSSTDTSSSDSSDSEAGTNVGKQKKKVKKQSHQLPSSQPKTITPVVAPVTAPPVVPPVTNELPPTQVPAEVKEVPEVTHSPALELKNPPVASAPLTNPVPETIYPPISNLPDSSNVPIARESENLKPLKIEPRNGLDKVDTSHYIDPIERSLANIERSLQADVPMDVSVSASESSMRLDDFNLSKPSIMPDPSHHNLMAQLGGLTDMTHVSEPIKNEMYLPPAHNGFVEKNMAHEREILGSDINPNITSMSSAPPVSSIFDPVYTAPHTHPVTAQAHLNMPSVPNMIAPAIKKEDVKPLLTPKPIEDLMRVPNVATNNMSDRAKYEIDKKMEDAKNSSFAQAFKVKQEQNLKNASSWSSLAQAGSPQSVPTIGTNNQIKQKPVMDSFQTYLQAFKKQAREKIDRQRALIEQQELRRKEQAERERQRQETERRHPEEEKIRAVQNVRKPESAEVASPSVSPVARGSPPAAAAAVAAAAPDKPPASERDRQRQREQERRRREAMAGQIDMNMQSDLMAAFEESL, encoded by the exons ATGCCTCTTAGCCAGAAATTGGATGAGCCTCTTGTTACAATTGAG ATTGCTGACTCTAGCACAATGCAGCAGGCAGTTGATCCACTCGCCACGACTAGCACC CCAGCGGCTGAACCCATTAATGGGACGCCTTCGGAGGAGCCTCCGCGTCGACAAGGGCGGATCACCAATCAGCTTCAGTTCCTTCAAAAAAATGTCATCAAGGCTGTGTGGAAGCATAAATTTGCATGGCCTTTTCATCAACCTGTAGATGCTAAAAAGTTAAATCTTCCT gattaccataaaataataaaaaagcctaTGGATTTAGGAACTATCAAAAAGAGGTTGGAATCTAATTATTACTACTCTGCTCAGGAATGTATTCAAGATTTTAACACAATGTTCACAAATtgctatgtttataataagcCTGGTGAAGATGTAGTTGTAATGGCGCAAACTTTAGAAAAATTGTTCCTAAATCGG ATAGCGCAAATGGATAaagaggagaaggaaatagagGTGCCATCAAACAGTGGTAAGGGTACTGTAAAGAAGAGGTCTGGTGGTTCTACTGGTGGCGTGACCGCCAGTAGTGTGTCAACACCGACAGTCGGAGCGCGAAGTACGCCGGTTAAGGCGATCCCCTCAACGCCGCTCCCAGCTTTTGTCGGTTCGACCAACACTACTACGACACCAACGCTTACAGCGCCTGCAACCCCCCCTGCTACACATGTTGGACTCCCTCAACAG GTGGCCACTCAACCGTCAAACTTCCATGTGACCCAAGCTGCACCACCTCCGGTGTCAACTATGCCAGCAGTTGCACTGTCACAAACTCAACCAGCaaag GTTAAAAAAGGTGTGAAAAGAAAAGCTGACACTACAACACCTATGGGAAGTTCCTTTGAAGGAGGGTACACAACACCAACAATTGACCAGCAGGGTGGGCCAAAACCAGCTAAAATATCAACAAGACGAGAAAGTGGAAgacaaaaaaag acgGGTAGAGTTGGTGAAGATGGATTTAAAATGGGAGGTTTATCACCAGGAGTGGGTGGTGCAAGTGCATCCCATCATACTGGTTTGACTCCTCAGCTGGCAAAGagcaaagaaaaattatcagATGCCTTAAAGagttgtaatgaaattttaaaagaactaTTTTCCAAGAAGCATTCT GGTTACGCTTGGCCGTTTTATAAACCTGTAGATGCAGTGTTACTGGGTCTTCATGATTACTTtgacattattaaaaagcCTATGGATTTGGGCACAGTTAAGAATAAAATGGATAATAGGGCATACAAAACAGCAGCAGAATTTGCAGCAGATGttcgtttaatatttacaaattgttataaatataacccCCCTGATCATGATGTTGTAGCAATGGCCCGAAAGTTACAAGATGTATTTGAAATGAG GTATGCAAAGATCCCTGATGAACCAATACATGCAGGGGTACCTCACTTGGACAAGGGTAGCTCTGCATCCAGTTCCGAATCAGGCTCTGAATCAGATTCTGAATCTGACGATTCggaagaagaaagaaataataaagtgaAATTACTTGAAAAAGAATTACTTGCTCTTCAAGAAAAAATGAGAAAGTTGGTTGAAGAATCAAATAATAAGAAGAAagcaaaaaagaaaatcaaagaAAAGCAGAAGAAGCAAATTACTAATAGTGCTGTGCCTAAGACAAATGCTGTGCCTGCTTATGCAAAAGTTAATAACATTGGAGATAATTTAG CGTCGAGCGGCGTCCGCGGCAAGACGGGCAGCaagcgcggcggcggcggcgcgggcaaGGCGAGCTCGCGCGGCGCGCCGCCCGCCAAGAAGAAGAGCTCCACGCCCgtcgccgcgcccgccgcgcacCCGCCCTCGCGCAACGACACCGACGAGGAGGACCTCGCCAAGCCCATGTCCTACGACGAGAAGCGCCAGCTCTCGCTCGACATCAACAAGCTGCCAG GCGATAAGCTAGGTAGAGTGGTTCACATAATTCAAAGTCGAGAGCCTTCATTGAGAGACTCTAATCCAGATGAGATTGAAATTGATTTCGAGACTCTTAAGCCGTCCACCCTCAGAGAACTGGAAAACTACGTCGCTTCATGTCTTCGAAAGAAAACAC ATCGAAAGGTTTCTGGTAAGTCTAAAGATGAACAAATGGCTGAAAAGAAACAGGAGCTAGAGAAGAGATTGCAAGATGTCTCAGGCCAATtaggaacaaataaaaagcaacaACCTAAAAAAG ACGGGTGCAAAGACGGGCTGGGCGGAGGCATGTCGTCGTCGTCCAGTTCGTCCGACTCGTCTAACTCGTCGTCCAGCACCGACACCAGCTCGTCCGACAGCAGCGACAGCGAAGCAG GCACAAATGTGgggaaacaaaagaaaaaagtaaagaAGCAGTCTCATCAGCTACCATCATCACAAcct AAAACGATAACGCCGGTCGTTGCCCCAGTAACAGCGCCACCAGTTGTACCGCCCGTTACTAATGAGTTACCACCGACACAAGTTCCTGCAGAAGTCAAAGAAGTTCCAGAAGTGACACATTCTCCAGCTTTAGAACTAAAAAATCCACCGGTAGCTTCGGCGCCATTGACTAATCCTGTGCCAGAAACTATTTATCCCCCAATAAGCAATTTGCCAGATTCATCTAATGTCCCTATAGCACGAGaaagtgaaaatttaaaacctcTTAAAATAGAGCCTAGAAATGGACTCGACAAAGTTGATACGTCACACTACATAGATCCAATAGAACGCTCATTGGCAAACATAGAACGCAGTTTACAAGCCGATGTGCCTATGGATGTCAGCGTAAGTGCTTCAGAATCATCGATGCGTCTTGATGactttaatttatctaaacCTTCCATAATGCCGGACCCTTCCCATCATAACTTAATGGCACAACTTGGTGGATTAACAGATATGACTCACGTATCAGAACCCATTAAAAACGAAATGTATCTTCCACCCGCTCATAATGGATTTGTGGAGAAGAATATGGCACATGAGCGTGAAATATTAGGTTCTGATATTAATCCTAACATTACCAGCATGTCATCTGCGCCACCTGTCTCTTCTATTTTTGATCCAGTATACACGGCACCGCATACGCACCCTGTAACAGCACAAGCACATCTAAATATGCCAAGTGTACCGAACATGATTGCTCCTGCCATAAAAAAGGAAGATGTGAAACCTCTGCTTACGCCTAAGCCTATTGAAGATCTTATGAGAGTACCAAATGTTGCTACAAATAACATGTCCGATAGGGcgaaatatgaaatagataaaaaaatggaaGATGCAAAAAATTCAAGCTTTGCTCAAGCATTTAAAGTCAAACAAGAACAAAACCTTAAGAATGCAAGCTCATGGTCCTCTTTGGCGCAAGCTGGAAGTCCTCAAAGTGTCCCAACAATAGGcacaaataatcaaattaaacagAAGCCAGTTATGGATAGTTTTCAA acgTATTTGCAGGCTTTTAAGAAACAAGCCCGAGAGAAAATAGATCGACAAAGAGCACTTATTGAACAGCAGGAATTGAGAAGAAAAGAACAAGCCGAAAGAGAAAGGCAAAGGCAAGAAACAGAAAGACGGCATCCTGAAGAGGAAAAAATAag GGCCGTACAAAATGTGCGCAAACCGGAGAGCGCGGAGGTGGCATCGCCGAGCGTGTCGCCGGTAGCGCGCGGCtcgccgcccgccgccgccgccgccgtggccgccgccgcgcccgaCAAGCCGCCCGCTTCCGAGCGCGACCGCCAGCGGCAGCGCGAGCAGGAGCGCCGCCGCCGGGAGGCG atGGCTGGGCAGATAGATATGAATATGCAGAGCGATCTTATGGCTGCCTTTGAAGAATCCCTGTAA